A section of the Kribbella sp. HUAS MG21 genome encodes:
- a CDS encoding rhodanese-like domain-containing protein produces the protein MGIDEMLAEARARLVRLEPAAAWIAAQKRDAVLVDTRPEFQRRAGGELPDAIVIERNHLEWRLDPASPGRIPEAVDTSVRWIIVCDAGYASSLAADSLRRLGLSRSTDVIGGFQAWVAAGLPVLTPAGPRMPRGPGQDAEAGR, from the coding sequence ATGGGAATCGACGAGATGCTGGCGGAGGCTCGCGCCCGCCTGGTGCGCCTCGAGCCGGCGGCAGCGTGGATCGCGGCGCAGAAGCGTGATGCGGTTCTGGTGGACACCCGCCCGGAGTTCCAGCGACGCGCGGGCGGTGAGCTGCCGGACGCGATCGTGATCGAGCGGAACCACTTGGAGTGGCGCCTCGATCCGGCCAGTCCCGGGCGCATCCCCGAGGCCGTCGACACCTCGGTCCGGTGGATCATCGTGTGCGATGCCGGTTATGCCTCGAGCCTGGCGGCGGACTCCCTGCGCCGACTTGGACTGAGTCGCAGTACCGACGTCATCGGCGGCTTCCAGGCGTGGGTCGCCGCCGGCCTACCGGTGCTGACTCCAGCTGGACCCCGGATGCCCCGCGGACCAGGCCAGGACGCCGAGGCGGGCCGCTAG
- a CDS encoding metalloregulator ArsR/SmtB family transcription factor: MGDATRKAELFEEFAKVGKALANAKRLELLDLLAQGERPVELLAGRAGLGLTTASNHLQVLRHAGLVATRKEGTKVFYRLAGADVAELWSQVRGVATAHVAGVNRAAVAYLGDDDTDELTRDELLLRLETGDVTLIDVRPVEEYAAGHIPGAVSIPVEELTERLASLPADLTIVAYCRGAYCVLAHEAVRALTDSGRRAVRLADGMLEWRLADLPVAV; the protein is encoded by the coding sequence ATGGGTGATGCGACGCGCAAGGCGGAGCTGTTCGAGGAGTTCGCGAAGGTCGGCAAGGCGCTGGCCAACGCCAAGCGGCTGGAGCTGCTCGATCTGCTGGCGCAGGGAGAGCGGCCGGTCGAACTGCTGGCCGGCCGCGCCGGTCTCGGGCTCACCACCGCGTCGAATCACCTGCAGGTTCTTCGGCACGCCGGCTTGGTGGCGACCCGCAAAGAGGGCACGAAGGTCTTCTACCGGCTCGCCGGCGCCGATGTGGCTGAGCTCTGGTCACAGGTTCGAGGTGTCGCGACGGCGCATGTTGCCGGAGTCAACCGCGCCGCGGTTGCCTATCTGGGCGATGACGACACCGACGAGCTGACCCGGGACGAGTTGCTGCTGCGCCTGGAAACAGGGGACGTCACGCTGATCGACGTACGGCCCGTCGAGGAGTACGCCGCCGGCCATATCCCCGGCGCTGTGTCGATCCCGGTCGAGGAGTTGACGGAGCGGCTTGCATCACTGCCTGCCGACCTGACCATCGTCGCGTACTGCCGGGGTGCGTACTGCGTGCTCGCCCATGAGGCGGTGCGGGCGCTGACCGACTCAGGTCGCCGGGCGGTCCGGCTGGCCGATGGCATGCTCGAGTGGCGCCTGGCGGACTTGCCCGTCGCCGTCTGA
- a CDS encoding rhodanese-like domain-containing protein, producing MSDGADKMLAPVVDKGLGNSAYLVDLGDRRALAVDASLDLRAVRAEAERRGLTIAFAADTHLHADFLSGALQLAETDGAQVLASAAGQRTFDHVGLSDGDEVDLGGLTLRALATPGHTGEHLAFEVLDGSKPLGVFSGGSLIVGGAARTDLAGSEKTEALSRAQYRSLRRLLELPDETPVWPTHGAGSFCSAPGNDERTTTIGRERSSNPLLAAPDEETFVKELLGGLGSFPPYFLDLPEENRTGRAVAGAPTVPGLDAARVAKLAHLGALVVDVRPVRDFAAGHIPGALSIPLRAQFVSWLGWLLKPSTPYVVIRRPDQDLAELVWQAVKIGYEAPVGELSGGMTAWDGPTTQTPLLSASEIGSSRVLDVRQDNEFYNGHLPDALHVELGDLPDHVAEMPDEPLVVMCGHGERAMTAASILRRHGHAGVRVLEGGVDDWTAATGRSLA from the coding sequence GTGAGTGATGGTGCGGACAAGATGCTCGCGCCGGTCGTCGACAAGGGGCTCGGCAACTCGGCGTACCTGGTCGACCTCGGTGATCGGCGGGCGCTCGCCGTCGACGCGTCGCTCGACCTCCGGGCAGTCCGAGCCGAGGCTGAGCGACGGGGCCTCACGATCGCTTTCGCGGCCGACACCCATCTCCATGCCGATTTCCTCTCCGGCGCTCTGCAACTCGCCGAGACCGACGGCGCCCAGGTCCTGGCGTCGGCGGCCGGGCAGCGGACCTTCGACCACGTCGGTCTGAGCGACGGAGATGAAGTCGATCTCGGCGGGCTGACCCTGCGGGCTCTTGCCACTCCTGGCCACACCGGCGAACACCTCGCCTTCGAAGTGCTCGACGGCTCGAAACCGCTCGGCGTGTTCAGCGGCGGGTCACTGATCGTCGGCGGCGCAGCCCGGACCGATCTCGCGGGCAGCGAGAAGACCGAGGCGCTCAGCCGCGCTCAGTACCGATCGCTACGACGGCTCCTCGAACTACCCGATGAGACGCCTGTCTGGCCGACCCATGGCGCCGGCTCGTTCTGCTCCGCTCCAGGCAACGACGAACGAACCACCACCATCGGCCGAGAGCGGTCCAGCAACCCGCTGCTGGCCGCGCCCGACGAGGAGACGTTCGTCAAGGAACTCCTCGGCGGGCTCGGCAGCTTCCCGCCGTACTTCCTCGACCTGCCCGAAGAGAACCGAACCGGTCGTGCGGTCGCCGGAGCACCGACCGTGCCCGGTCTCGACGCGGCGCGCGTCGCCAAGCTCGCCCACCTCGGCGCACTGGTGGTCGACGTCCGTCCGGTGCGAGACTTCGCGGCCGGACACATCCCGGGGGCGCTCTCCATCCCGCTCAGAGCCCAGTTCGTGTCCTGGCTCGGCTGGCTCCTGAAGCCCTCGACGCCGTACGTCGTCATCCGCCGCCCGGACCAGGACCTGGCCGAGCTCGTCTGGCAGGCCGTCAAGATCGGGTACGAAGCACCCGTCGGCGAACTGTCCGGCGGGATGACGGCCTGGGATGGCCCCACCACTCAGACACCACTGCTCAGCGCGAGCGAGATCGGCAGCAGCCGGGTGCTGGATGTGCGTCAGGACAACGAGTTCTACAACGGCCATCTCCCGGACGCCCTGCACGTCGAGCTGGGCGATTTGCCGGACCACGTGGCTGAGATGCCTGACGAACCCCTCGTGGTCATGTGCGGTCACGGAGAACGTGCGATGACCGCCGCGAGCATCCTGCGCCGTCACGGCCACGCGGGCGTGCGGGTTCTCGAAGGTGGCGTGGACGACTGGACGGCAGCGACCGGCAGATCACTCGCATGA
- a CDS encoding MFS transporter produces MITKVPELGLRANLGQFGLLVAANALVGGMLGQERVVLPLLAEQTFQLTAYTGALTFILAFGLVKAITNFFAGTWSDRFGRKPVLVAGWLIGIPVPLLLIWAPNWGWVIAANVLLGVNQGLTWSTTVIMKIDLAGPARRGLAMGLNEAAGYVAVAGTAMATGYLADAYGLRPAPFLLGIAYAALGLGLSTFVVRETRAHAHHEAGTTHHGLTTREVFTRTSFTEPAMSSASQAGLVNNLNDGLAWGLFPILFAAHGLGLADIGLLGALYPAVWGLGQLATGPLSDRIGRKWLIAGGMLLQAAALALVAASTDFVGWLVAVTALGLGTAAVYPTLLATIGDVAAPTWRARSVGVYRLWRDGGFAAGALLAGVIADLWGISAAVWTVAALTAASGLVVAARMYETHPRSRSSSV; encoded by the coding sequence ATGATCACCAAGGTTCCCGAACTCGGGTTGCGGGCCAACCTCGGCCAGTTCGGCCTGCTGGTCGCGGCGAACGCGCTCGTCGGCGGCATGCTCGGCCAGGAACGGGTCGTGCTGCCGTTGCTGGCCGAGCAGACGTTCCAGCTCACCGCGTACACCGGGGCACTGACCTTCATCCTCGCCTTCGGCCTCGTCAAGGCGATCACCAACTTCTTCGCCGGCACCTGGTCGGACCGCTTCGGCCGCAAACCCGTCCTCGTGGCCGGCTGGCTCATCGGCATCCCCGTCCCGCTGTTGCTCATCTGGGCGCCGAACTGGGGCTGGGTGATCGCCGCCAACGTGCTGCTCGGCGTCAACCAGGGACTCACCTGGTCGACCACCGTGATCATGAAGATCGACCTGGCCGGACCCGCCCGCCGCGGCCTCGCCATGGGTCTCAACGAAGCGGCAGGGTACGTCGCCGTCGCCGGGACCGCGATGGCCACCGGCTACCTCGCCGACGCGTACGGACTGCGACCGGCGCCGTTCCTCCTCGGCATCGCCTACGCCGCACTCGGCCTCGGACTCTCGACCTTCGTCGTCCGTGAGACCCGCGCGCACGCGCACCACGAAGCCGGCACCACCCACCACGGCCTCACAACCCGCGAGGTCTTCACTCGGACCAGCTTCACCGAACCCGCCATGTCCTCGGCGTCCCAGGCCGGTCTGGTCAACAACCTCAACGACGGCCTGGCGTGGGGGCTCTTTCCGATCCTGTTCGCCGCCCACGGCTTGGGCCTGGCCGACATCGGGCTGCTCGGCGCGCTCTACCCAGCGGTCTGGGGCCTCGGCCAACTCGCCACCGGACCACTCTCGGACCGAATCGGCCGGAAGTGGCTCATCGCCGGCGGAATGCTGCTGCAAGCCGCAGCGCTCGCTTTGGTTGCTGCCAGCACCGATTTCGTGGGCTGGCTGGTCGCAGTGACTGCGCTCGGCCTCGGAACGGCGGCTGTCTATCCGACGCTGCTCGCAACGATCGGGGACGTCGCCGCACCGACCTGGCGCGCCCGGTCGGTCGGCGTTTACCGCTTGTGGCGTGACGGTGGATTCGCCGCCGGTGCTCTCCTCGCCGGCGTCATCGCCGACCTCTGGGGCATCTCAGCTGCTGTCTGGACGGTCGCGGCGCTGACCGCTGCCTCAGGTCTCGTCGTCGCCGCCCGGATGTACGAGACCCATCCCAGGAGTAGGTCGTCTTCGGTCTAG
- a CDS encoding class I SAM-dependent methyltransferase, translating to MQRSTRSTRVRRRRLDRTSGYGAGYGCEWLLIGNSREWVCRQAGGRTLELGAGTGLNLRWYPADAEVVAVDIDRERLEISAERVQELGRAVRLAVADGQRLPFGQDSFDTVVCTLAICDVDDRTATLAEAYRVVRPGGSLILLDHFEKRWRRGRPATLGEQVGFNLVARERLWAGYFERVRLQKPGSRD from the coding sequence ATGCAGCGGTCAACCCGATCCACCCGCGTCCGACGTCGTCGGTTGGACCGTACCTCGGGGTACGGCGCCGGGTACGGCTGTGAGTGGTTGCTGATCGGGAACAGCCGGGAGTGGGTCTGTCGCCAGGCGGGCGGGCGGACCCTGGAGTTGGGTGCCGGCACGGGACTCAACCTTCGGTGGTACCCGGCTGACGCCGAAGTGGTTGCGGTGGACATCGATCGTGAGCGTCTCGAGATCTCGGCGGAACGTGTTCAGGAGCTGGGTCGGGCGGTTCGGCTGGCTGTCGCTGACGGTCAGCGGCTCCCGTTCGGTCAGGACTCGTTCGACACCGTGGTCTGCACCTTGGCCATCTGTGATGTCGATGACCGCACAGCCACTCTGGCCGAGGCCTATCGCGTGGTTCGGCCAGGTGGCTCGCTGATACTGCTCGACCACTTCGAGAAGCGCTGGCGACGCGGCCGACCGGCGACGCTCGGCGAACAAGTCGGCTTCAACCTGGTGGCGCGTGAGCGTCTGTGGGCCGGGTACTTCGAACGCGTCCGGCTGCAAAAGCCGGGTAGTCGTGACTAG
- a CDS encoding DinB family protein, with product MNRQLVHDELERVRADFRQLVEAADDDVLRRPSNGTRWDNRQLLFHMLLGFLIIRALLGLVRVFGRLPRRASRAYARLLNAATRPFDEVNYLGSYAAGHTVSPARMVVMFDHVVDKLHRRLEAETDADLARGMHYPTRWDPFFKEYMTLADVYHFPTQHYDFHRRQLTLGE from the coding sequence ATGAACAGGCAGTTGGTTCACGACGAGCTCGAGCGGGTTCGTGCGGACTTCAGGCAGCTGGTGGAGGCGGCCGATGACGACGTACTGCGCAGGCCGTCGAACGGGACGCGATGGGACAACCGGCAGTTGCTGTTTCACATGCTGCTGGGATTTCTCATCATCCGTGCGCTACTCGGGCTTGTTCGCGTCTTCGGGCGGCTGCCGCGCCGCGCCAGTCGCGCCTACGCGCGGTTGCTGAATGCCGCGACCCGGCCGTTCGACGAGGTGAACTACCTCGGTTCGTACGCCGCCGGTCACACGGTCAGCCCGGCTCGGATGGTGGTGATGTTCGACCATGTCGTCGACAAGCTCCATCGTCGCCTGGAAGCCGAGACCGACGCCGACCTGGCCCGCGGCATGCACTACCCGACCCGGTGGGACCCGTTCTTCAAGGAGTACATGACGCTGGCCGACGTGTACCACTTCCCGACCCAGCACTACGACTTCCACCGCCGTCAGCTCACGCTCGGCGAATGA
- a CDS encoding metalloregulator ArsR/SmtB family transcription factor, which produces MAQRSDLEEPAGLPAELRAATHDFLKALSSPTRQRIMLLFARGAELSVNEVAAQAGIGQSTASQQLDILRRGGIVTSRRDGKTVLYRADREGAAEALADLQTYLKGCC; this is translated from the coding sequence ATGGCGCAGCGATCAGATCTGGAGGAGCCGGCGGGCCTCCCGGCCGAGCTGCGCGCCGCCACGCACGACTTCCTCAAGGCCCTGTCGAGCCCGACCCGCCAGCGGATCATGCTCCTGTTCGCCCGGGGCGCCGAACTCTCGGTCAACGAGGTCGCCGCGCAAGCCGGCATCGGCCAGTCGACCGCTTCCCAGCAACTCGACATCCTCCGCCGCGGCGGCATCGTCACCTCCCGCCGCGACGGCAAGACCGTCCTCTACCGAGCCGACCGAGAAGGCGCCGCCGAAGCCCTCGCCGACCTCCAGACCTACCTGAAGGGCTGCTGCTGA
- a CDS encoding NAD(P)/FAD-dependent oxidoreductase translates to MRNDSVVIIGGGQSGLAGAFAARDAGLRPVLLEAGERTVGSWPQYYDSLTLFSPARYSGFPGAPFPGAPDRYPTRDEVVAYLDRLAAGLDAEIHTNTRVTTAEQDSTGFVVRTDAGTHFRAGAVICATGSFTNPYIPDIPGEFTGKLLHVADYRSPKQYAGQRVVVVGAGNSAIQVAYELAEVATVSLAVRRPVQFVPQIRGGRDMHYWLHTLRLDLLPPSVLKRLIKGTPVFDTGIYSNALKAGLLDQRPMFTRFHGDQVEWADGSREQVDAVIFATGYRPDVAYLKDLGALDDTGMPLHKRGISLTHRGLAYLGIEFQRSFSSNTLRGVSRDAKYVVRATARGRG, encoded by the coding sequence ATGAGAAACGACTCCGTGGTGATCATCGGCGGTGGGCAATCGGGACTGGCCGGGGCGTTCGCGGCGCGCGACGCGGGGCTGCGGCCGGTGCTGCTGGAGGCCGGCGAGCGGACGGTCGGGTCCTGGCCGCAGTACTACGACAGCCTGACGCTGTTCTCCCCCGCGCGCTACAGCGGCTTCCCGGGCGCACCCTTCCCCGGTGCGCCGGATCGCTATCCGACCAGGGACGAGGTCGTGGCGTATCTCGACCGGCTCGCCGCTGGTCTCGACGCCGAGATCCACACGAACACCCGGGTCACCACCGCCGAGCAGGACAGCACCGGCTTCGTCGTCCGCACGGACGCGGGCACGCACTTCCGGGCCGGCGCGGTGATCTGCGCGACCGGTTCGTTCACCAATCCCTACATCCCGGACATCCCCGGCGAGTTCACCGGCAAGCTTCTCCATGTCGCGGACTACCGCAGCCCCAAGCAGTACGCCGGCCAGCGCGTCGTCGTGGTCGGCGCCGGGAACTCCGCGATCCAGGTCGCCTACGAACTCGCCGAGGTCGCCACCGTGAGCCTCGCCGTACGGCGTCCCGTCCAGTTCGTCCCCCAGATCCGCGGCGGCCGCGACATGCACTACTGGCTGCACACGCTGCGACTTGACCTCCTGCCGCCCTCGGTGCTGAAGCGGCTGATCAAAGGCACGCCGGTCTTCGACACCGGCATCTACAGCAACGCCCTGAAGGCCGGACTGCTGGACCAGCGACCGATGTTCACCCGCTTCCACGGCGACCAGGTGGAGTGGGCGGACGGCTCCCGTGAGCAGGTCGACGCCGTCATCTTCGCCACCGGCTACCGCCCCGACGTCGCCTACCTCAAGGACCTCGGTGCCCTCGACGACACTGGCATGCCGCTCCACAAGCGCGGCATTTCGCTGACCCACCGCGGACTGGCCTACCTCGGCATCGAGTTCCAGCGCTCGTTCTCGTCGAACACGCTGCGCGGCGTCTCCCGCGACGCGAAGTACGTCGTCCGCGCCACCGCACGCGGCCGCGGCTGA
- a CDS encoding MFS transporter — MTASPGLTTRAVVSPGRLVGALAVTQTVGYGVLYYAFSVILGPMSADLGISHTTAAGALTVAVLVSGLLSIPVGRRLDARGGHGLMTAGSVVGSVAVLGWSQVHDAVQLYGVFVVVGVASAMVLYEPAFAVVVAVTEPARRAKALLGITVVAGFASSIFIPLTGQLVDRIEWRPALVVLTVLLAALTIPLHGIGLRRASTAAHHARRRRGSPAWVLRDPAFWLLAATFVLHGAALAVIAVHLVQYLISLGHPAVVAATLAGLLGLLSVTGRVVTTVSTRWLPMATIVGLVLVGQGVAMSLLPVVGGSLPGAVACLVLFGLGFGVASIATPALLLERYGATGFGTVAGTLAAPILIAKAAAPLGGALLAASLGYRTLVVLVAAACAGAGLLLFAVQRMRTVAPSARR, encoded by the coding sequence ATGACCGCGAGTCCGGGGCTGACCACTCGCGCGGTGGTCAGCCCCGGACGGCTGGTCGGTGCGCTCGCTGTCACGCAGACCGTCGGGTACGGCGTTCTGTACTACGCCTTCAGCGTGATCCTCGGCCCGATGAGCGCCGACCTCGGGATCTCGCACACGACAGCCGCGGGCGCGCTGACGGTGGCGGTGCTGGTGTCGGGCCTGTTGTCGATTCCGGTCGGGCGCCGGCTTGACGCCCGTGGCGGTCACGGGTTGATGACGGCGGGATCCGTGGTCGGCTCGGTGGCGGTGCTCGGCTGGTCGCAGGTGCACGACGCCGTTCAGCTGTACGGCGTCTTCGTGGTCGTCGGTGTGGCGTCGGCGATGGTGCTGTACGAGCCTGCGTTCGCGGTGGTCGTGGCGGTCACGGAGCCCGCGCGGCGGGCCAAGGCGTTGCTGGGGATCACGGTGGTCGCGGGATTCGCGAGTTCGATCTTCATCCCGCTGACCGGGCAGCTGGTGGACCGGATCGAGTGGCGGCCGGCGCTCGTCGTACTGACTGTTCTGTTGGCGGCGCTGACGATCCCACTGCACGGCATCGGGCTGCGGCGTGCCTCGACTGCTGCTCATCACGCACGACGACGCCGCGGGTCGCCGGCCTGGGTGCTGCGGGACCCGGCATTCTGGTTGCTCGCCGCAACCTTCGTGCTTCACGGTGCGGCACTGGCGGTCATCGCCGTACATCTCGTGCAGTATCTGATCAGCCTCGGTCACCCGGCCGTCGTCGCGGCGACACTGGCCGGGTTGCTCGGCCTGCTGTCGGTGACCGGCCGGGTCGTTACCACGGTCTCCACGAGATGGTTGCCCATGGCGACGATCGTCGGTCTCGTCCTCGTCGGTCAGGGGGTAGCGATGTCGCTGCTGCCTGTTGTGGGAGGGTCTTTGCCGGGCGCGGTGGCGTGCCTGGTCCTGTTCGGGCTCGGCTTCGGCGTCGCCTCGATCGCCACCCCGGCGCTCCTGCTGGAAAGGTACGGCGCGACCGGCTTCGGGACGGTCGCGGGCACGCTGGCCGCGCCGATCCTCATCGCGAAGGCCGCCGCGCCACTGGGCGGCGCGCTCCTGGCGGCGTCGCTCGGCTACCGGACGCTCGTTGTCCTGGTCGCGGCAGCCTGCGCCGGCGCAGGTCTGCTGCTGTTCGCCGTACAACGGATGCGTACCGTGGCGCCGTCAGCTCGCCGGTGA
- a CDS encoding FAD-dependent oxidoreductase yields MTGPVVVIGAGPVGLAAAAHLAERGLEFLVLESGPTAAAAIDEWRHVKLFSPWRYDIDGAARRLLEQGLWIEPDLDELPTGGALIDEYLAPLAKTLGDRIRYGAEVVAVTRVGYDRIRTAGRETAPFLVRLADGDEVVASAVIDAAGTWRRPNVLGASGIPARGEDEVADAIVHALPDVFGRDRERFVGRRTAVVGAGHSAATTLLELGELAEHEPGTEVVWVVRGTDQARTYGGGDADELPARGALGARLKRLVQSGRVELVSSFRTESMARTADGRIVLTAGGQQVIADTVVNSTGFRPDHDMVGELRLDLDPILGSTRALAPLIDPNKHSCGTVPPHGVDELAHPEPGYYAVGAKSYGRAPTFLLATGYEQARSVVAALAGDWEAARDVQLNLPETGVCSSNLAYGDSADEAAGGCCGPAPVSVEVPVSRGLATGISGGLLTVIEAEPATQSGCCN; encoded by the coding sequence GTGACAGGGCCGGTGGTAGTCATCGGAGCGGGACCCGTGGGGCTCGCCGCGGCGGCGCACCTGGCCGAGCGCGGACTCGAGTTCCTGGTCCTGGAATCGGGGCCGACCGCGGCTGCGGCGATCGACGAGTGGCGGCACGTGAAGCTGTTCAGCCCGTGGCGCTATGACATCGACGGTGCCGCGCGCCGGCTGCTGGAGCAGGGCCTGTGGATCGAGCCGGACCTGGACGAGTTGCCGACCGGTGGCGCGCTGATCGACGAGTACCTGGCGCCGCTGGCGAAGACGCTGGGGGACAGGATCCGGTACGGCGCCGAGGTGGTCGCGGTGACCCGGGTCGGCTACGACCGCATCCGTACGGCGGGCCGCGAGACGGCGCCGTTCTTGGTGCGGTTGGCAGACGGGGACGAGGTCGTGGCGTCGGCCGTGATCGACGCGGCGGGGACGTGGCGCCGCCCGAACGTTCTCGGTGCGTCGGGTATCCCGGCACGGGGTGAGGACGAGGTCGCGGACGCGATCGTGCACGCGTTGCCGGACGTGTTCGGGCGCGACCGCGAGCGCTTCGTGGGCCGTCGTACGGCGGTTGTGGGTGCTGGTCACTCGGCGGCGACGACCCTGCTCGAGCTGGGTGAGCTGGCCGAGCACGAGCCGGGGACCGAGGTCGTCTGGGTCGTCCGGGGCACGGACCAGGCGCGGACCTACGGCGGCGGGGACGCCGACGAACTGCCGGCGCGCGGAGCGCTCGGCGCCCGGCTGAAGCGGCTGGTGCAGTCGGGCCGGGTCGAGCTGGTGAGCAGTTTCCGGACCGAGTCGATGGCGCGTACGGCGGACGGCCGGATCGTGCTGACGGCCGGCGGCCAGCAGGTGATCGCGGACACGGTGGTGAACTCGACCGGGTTCCGGCCGGACCACGACATGGTCGGTGAGCTGCGGCTGGACCTGGACCCGATCCTGGGCTCGACCCGGGCGCTCGCGCCGCTGATCGACCCGAACAAGCACTCCTGTGGAACGGTTCCGCCGCACGGCGTGGACGAGCTGGCACACCCCGAGCCGGGGTACTACGCGGTCGGTGCGAAGTCCTACGGCCGGGCGCCGACGTTCCTGCTGGCGACCGGCTACGAGCAGGCGCGTTCGGTCGTGGCGGCGCTGGCCGGTGACTGGGAGGCCGCGCGTGACGTTCAGCTGAACCTGCCGGAGACCGGTGTTTGCTCGTCGAACCTGGCGTACGGGGATTCGGCCGACGAGGCTGCGGGTGGGTGCTGCGGCCCGGCGCCGGTCAGCGTCGAGGTGCCGGTGAGCCGTGGCCTGGCGACCGGGATCAGCGGTGGTCTCCTCACCGTCATCGAGGCCGAACCGGCCACGCAGTCGGGTTGCTGCAACTGA
- a CDS encoding metalloregulator ArsR/SmtB family transcription factor, which yields MPKQELPVLTTCCTPISEAALDPVQAADGAAVFKALADPIRLRLMSIIASAGDEVCVCDITPHFEVSGPTISHHLKVLREAGLVDCERRGTWVYYWPLPERLTWLSTLLSVPAAATA from the coding sequence ATGCCTAAACAGGAGCTGCCGGTTCTCACCACCTGCTGCACGCCGATCTCCGAGGCTGCCCTCGACCCGGTGCAGGCTGCCGACGGCGCCGCGGTCTTCAAGGCGCTCGCGGACCCGATCCGGCTGCGGCTGATGTCGATCATCGCCTCGGCCGGCGACGAGGTGTGTGTCTGCGACATCACGCCGCACTTCGAGGTGAGCGGCCCGACGATCTCGCATCACCTGAAGGTGCTGCGCGAGGCCGGTCTGGTCGACTGCGAGCGCCGCGGCACCTGGGTCTACTACTGGCCGCTGCCTGAGCGTCTGACCTGGCTGTCCACCTTGCTGTCCGTGCCCGCTGCCGCCACCGCCTGA
- a CDS encoding ArsO family NAD(P)H-dependent flavin-containing monooxygenase — protein MRTASREVRAVVIGGGQAGLATGFYLRRSGLTPGRDFVILDAAATAGGAWARMWPTLRTFSPTQYSSLPGWMMPPWTGDSGYPLAAHVVDYLTRYEERYELDVRRSVSVESVSPGDSLVVHTSDGDWSAELVISATGTWSRPFVPRYPGAFAGRQLHTADYRRASDFAGQRVLIVGGGNSAAQILAEVSTVAETTWVTLRPPGFLPDDVDGRALFEIATRRHRARQLGEPDTGGVAGLGDIVMVDSVRDARDRDVLHARRPFARLVDHGVRWTDGTESTFDTIIWCTGFRPALSHLSRLGLRGPDGLIPTHGTQAIKEPRLQLIGYGDWTGPASATLIGAGRTARELVAGL, from the coding sequence GTGAGGACAGCATCTCGCGAGGTGCGGGCGGTGGTCATCGGCGGCGGCCAGGCCGGACTCGCGACCGGGTTCTACCTGAGGCGGTCCGGCCTGACTCCCGGCCGGGACTTCGTGATCCTGGACGCGGCGGCGACAGCCGGCGGCGCGTGGGCCCGGATGTGGCCGACGCTGCGCACGTTCTCTCCCACGCAGTACTCGTCCCTGCCCGGCTGGATGATGCCGCCGTGGACCGGCGACAGTGGCTACCCGCTGGCGGCACACGTCGTGGACTACCTCACGCGGTACGAGGAGCGCTACGAGCTCGACGTACGACGCTCCGTCTCGGTCGAGTCGGTGAGTCCGGGCGACAGCCTCGTCGTGCACACCAGCGACGGCGACTGGTCGGCCGAGCTTGTCATCTCGGCAACCGGCACCTGGTCGAGACCCTTCGTGCCGAGGTACCCCGGAGCGTTCGCCGGCCGCCAGCTGCACACCGCCGACTACCGTCGCGCGTCCGACTTCGCCGGTCAGCGGGTGCTGATCGTCGGCGGCGGCAACTCGGCCGCACAGATCCTGGCCGAAGTCTCGACGGTCGCCGAAACCACGTGGGTGACGCTCCGGCCGCCGGGATTCCTGCCCGACGACGTCGACGGCCGGGCGCTGTTCGAGATCGCGACCAGGCGGCACCGGGCCCGCCAGCTCGGCGAGCCCGACACCGGCGGGGTCGCGGGGCTCGGCGACATCGTCATGGTCGACAGCGTGCGTGACGCCCGCGACCGCGACGTCCTGCATGCGCGCCGGCCCTTTGCGCGGCTCGTCGACCACGGGGTGCGCTGGACCGACGGCACCGAGTCGACGTTCGACACGATCATCTGGTGCACCGGCTTCCGCCCGGCACTCAGCCACCTGAGCCGCCTCGGACTGCGCGGTCCCGACGGCCTGATCCCGACCCACGGCACGCAGGCGATCAAGGAGCCCCGCCTCCAGCTGATCGGGTACGGCGACTGGACAGGCCCCGCCTCGGCGACCCTCATCGGCGCCGGTCGCACCGCCCGCGAACTCGTCGCCGGCCTCTGA
- a CDS encoding arsenate reductase ArsC produces MSKPSVLFVCVHNAGRSQMAAGWLRHLAGDAVEVRSAGSEPKDQINPVAVEAMREVGIDITGAVPQKLEYDVAQGSDVIVTMGCGDACPVFPGKRYEDWELTDPAGQPIEVVRQVRDEIRARVEKLVGELQVS; encoded by the coding sequence GTGAGCAAGCCAAGTGTTCTGTTCGTCTGTGTGCACAACGCCGGCCGGTCGCAGATGGCCGCGGGCTGGTTGCGGCACCTGGCGGGTGACGCGGTCGAGGTCCGCTCGGCCGGTTCGGAGCCGAAGGACCAGATCAACCCGGTCGCGGTCGAGGCGATGCGGGAGGTCGGCATCGACATCACCGGCGCGGTCCCGCAGAAGCTCGAGTACGACGTCGCGCAGGGCAGCGATGTGATCGTCACGATGGGCTGCGGTGACGCGTGCCCGGTGTTCCCCGGCAAGCGGTACGAGGACTGGGAGCTCACCGACCCTGCCGGTCAGCCCATCGAGGTCGTCCGCCAGGTCCGCGACGAGATCCGCGCCCGCGTCGAGAAGCTCGTCGGCGAGCTGCAGGTCTCCTGA